A window of the Corynebacterium minutissimum genome harbors these coding sequences:
- a CDS encoding MarP family serine protease, translating into MSLAVDIAIVIAVLLAVRVGWRQGALTAVLAAVGVIAGLVLGTVAAPAAMQLADQPAVRFLLAVGVLILLVGLGQLVGASLGAALRDRMRTRSGQRVDSSIGAVFQSVAAVVVIWLVSLPLASNLGGQPGQALRESRILSGLNAAAPDRLASLPNGLAAMLNDSGLPPLVSPWERSGTDVEVEAPELEIGDPELLERVRPSVIHVLGDAEACSRRLMGSGFVTEPDYVITNAHVVAGTDKVRLDTVLGLKEADVVYYNSDVDIAVLHSPGLGLEPLPWAEDVAVTGDDAVVLGFPQSGPFSAETARIRDRLTIAGPDIYSTGRVERDAYTVRGNIRQGNSGGPMITPEGQVLGVVFGASVEDSDTGYALTADEVRGHVGDVTLLDDATPTGSCVG; encoded by the coding sequence TGCAGGTCTGGTGCTCGGAACGGTCGCCGCCCCAGCGGCGATGCAACTGGCGGACCAGCCAGCAGTGCGTTTCCTGCTGGCTGTCGGCGTGCTTATTCTGTTGGTGGGGCTGGGGCAGTTGGTGGGGGCGTCGCTAGGCGCGGCGTTGCGGGATCGTATGCGCACGCGCTCGGGGCAGCGCGTGGATTCTTCCATCGGTGCGGTCTTCCAGTCGGTGGCGGCGGTTGTGGTGATTTGGTTGGTGTCCCTGCCGTTGGCCTCCAACCTGGGTGGGCAGCCAGGCCAGGCGCTGCGTGAATCGCGTATTCTCAGCGGCCTTAACGCCGCCGCTCCTGACCGTTTAGCTTCGTTGCCCAATGGTCTGGCAGCCATGCTCAACGATTCCGGCCTTCCGCCTTTGGTGTCGCCGTGGGAACGATCCGGCACGGACGTCGAGGTGGAGGCCCCTGAGCTAGAGATTGGGGACCCGGAGCTGCTGGAGCGCGTCCGGCCTTCTGTCATCCACGTTCTGGGTGACGCTGAGGCTTGTTCGCGGCGCCTTATGGGCTCGGGTTTTGTTACGGAGCCGGATTACGTCATCACGAATGCGCATGTTGTGGCCGGTACGGATAAGGTGCGCCTCGATACGGTGTTGGGGCTGAAGGAAGCGGACGTGGTGTATTACAACTCGGACGTGGACATTGCTGTGCTGCATAGCCCGGGCCTGGGCTTGGAGCCCCTTCCGTGGGCAGAGGATGTTGCGGTGACCGGCGATGACGCAGTTGTTCTGGGATTCCCGCAGTCTGGTCCGTTCAGCGCGGAGACCGCGCGTATTCGGGACCGCCTCACCATCGCCGGGCCGGACATCTACTCCACCGGCCGCGTGGAGCGCGACGCCTACACCGTGCGCGGCAACATCCGGCAGGGCAATTCCGGTGGCCCGATGATTACCCCGGAGGGCCAGGTGCTGGGCGTGGTGTTTGGTGCGTCCGTGGAGGATTCCGACACCGGCTATGCCCTCACCGCGGACGAGGTGCGCGGCCACGTTGGTGACGTCACTTTGCTTGACGACGCCACCCCCACCGGCTCCTGCGTCGGCTAA
- a CDS encoding HNH endonuclease signature motif containing protein, translating into MGVLETYFHYRNSGIALVEQASSSPDELRTLGADTADATELAHLHRTYFGQTRFTGKQRKARAAAVAQKHSLSVLALIESYTAKVKKDLDAWNLRIKLAGTPAHRIRQVATTRLKELQSKRTAKPGVRFTYRSKGPNSITITDAPTVIADIRGTLESVNKTNLLDAARTVIVTGGIGTKPAVHAQVVVTLNELDQIINGDGEEIELNLTNGGRMTGADFLAYKFAEIGYATLIHPLEGPVNSYRIQRHASWKQRISLAAEFQTCSRPGCNKPADYCEVHHLIPWQAGGFTNLKNLTFLCAYHNGINDDDPKRPTGRGYMFRLNTGVSYIPPWGVPITAMPEYQEATARLASEKAARQTTEQPPDPPPGTGQPPDPPGAS; encoded by the coding sequence ATGGGGGTATTAGAAACCTACTTCCACTACCGCAACTCGGGGATCGCGCTAGTGGAACAAGCATCCAGCTCACCCGATGAGCTCCGCACGCTCGGCGCCGACACCGCCGATGCTACAGAACTCGCCCACCTTCACCGCACCTACTTCGGGCAAACTCGCTTTACCGGCAAACAACGCAAAGCCCGTGCTGCTGCGGTGGCACAGAAACATAGCCTTAGCGTTCTTGCCCTGATTGAGTCCTACACCGCCAAAGTGAAAAAAGACCTTGATGCCTGGAACCTACGCATCAAGCTTGCTGGCACCCCTGCTCACCGTATCCGCCAGGTTGCCACCACCCGCCTAAAAGAACTTCAGTCCAAGCGCACCGCTAAACCCGGAGTACGCTTCACCTACCGATCCAAGGGCCCGAACTCCATCACCATCACCGACGCCCCGACTGTCATCGCCGATATCCGAGGCACGTTAGAATCCGTTAATAAAACAAACCTGCTTGATGCTGCCCGCACCGTCATTGTCACCGGTGGTATTGGCACCAAACCCGCCGTACATGCTCAAGTCGTTGTCACTCTCAACGAGCTCGACCAAATTATTAACGGTGATGGGGAGGAAATCGAACTTAACCTCACCAACGGCGGGCGCATGACCGGGGCAGACTTTTTGGCCTACAAGTTTGCTGAGATTGGCTACGCCACCCTCATCCACCCTTTGGAAGGACCTGTTAACTCTTATAGGATTCAGCGGCATGCCAGCTGGAAACAACGCATCAGCCTGGCAGCTGAATTCCAAACCTGCTCTAGGCCCGGCTGCAACAAACCCGCTGATTACTGCGAAGTCCACCACCTCATCCCCTGGCAAGCAGGAGGTTTTACTAACCTCAAAAACCTCACCTTCTTGTGCGCCTACCACAACGGTATTAACGACGATGACCCTAAACGCCCCACAGGCAGGGGTTACATGTTCCGGCTGAATACTGGGGTGAGCTACATCCCGCCCTGGGGTGTGCCGATTACCGCCATGCCCGAATACCAAGAAGCCACAGCCCGACTCGCTTCTGAGAAAGCAGCACGACAAACAACAGAGCAACCACCCGACCCACCGCCAGGAACAGGGCAACCACCCGACCCACCGGGTGCAAGCTGA